One genomic segment of Hordeum vulgare subsp. vulgare chromosome 2H, MorexV3_pseudomolecules_assembly, whole genome shotgun sequence includes these proteins:
- the LOC123429597 gene encoding DEAD-box ATP-dependent RNA helicase 42-like, whose amino-acid sequence MSSGDDESASRLHRREKDEDRDRDRYHSSSRRRHDHSSLRHHRDGDRDRDRHHRNKERDREEHKARERAEEKEKERQRQEERHGEKKSRRRNEFDDEENEDGERHRKSRRRSSHSHHRDPEPEQRRQKKKMEEDADAEQRRQKKKMEEDADAEQQGQKKKMEEDMGGERLEDEMERRRRRVREWQEKKRLEQQEDGAGGVEADGAGKSGAKWSLDGEESDEDAGAGTDAMDVDVPNGETSGASMEEDEIDPLDAFMNSIQLSPATTLRESAVAYYGEYHAGGMVSNDATGNVDKKTPMEAAPTGRIMQGDESDSDYSDEDPEGGSELINLVKKTKAEKLVTADHSKIDYQPFRKNFYTEAKDIKEMPAEAAAAYREQLDLKVRGKGVPKPIKAWVQSGLTSKLLGTIKKLGFDTPMAIQAQALPVIMSGRDCIGVAKTGSGKTLAFVLPMLRHVKDQPPAAPGDGPVGLVMAPTRELVVQIYSDIKKFSKAFGVNCVAVYGGCAVAQQISELKRGAEIVVCTPGRMIDVLCTGAGKITNLRRVTFLVLDEADRMFDMGFEPQITRIVQNTRPDRQTVLFSATFPRQVEMLARRVLAKPVEIQMGGRSVVNKDIAQLVEVRPDAQRFLRLLELLGEWSAKGKILVFVRSQDKCDSLLKELFQHGYPCLSLHGGKDQDDRESTLADFKSNVCSLLIATSVAARGLDVKDLELVVNYDVTNHYEDYVHRVGRTGRAGRKGCAVTFISDEEERYAPDLVKALELSGQAVPEDLKALADRFMAKVKQGTEKAHGTGYGGSGYKFDHEEEEARMSLRRAQGRAHGYEEDEPEQDSDHTGEEEDDGGAAALAAPPTMAPSNASQPALLPPPAAQNGAAAVAVDVQRVLARIQAQAAPEHYQAELEINDFPQHARWKVTRRETLAPIEEWTGAAVTTRGTFIPPGQIVAANQRKLYLYIEGPNESSVNKAKAQLKSVVEDCANQALNLPAGKYSVI is encoded by the exons ATGTCGTCCGGCGACGATGAGAGCGCCTCCAGGCTCCATCGCCGGGAGAAGGACGAGGACAGGGACCGCGACCGCTaccactcctcctcccgccgaCGCCACGACCACTCCTCCTTACGCCACCACAGGGACGGCGATCGCGATCGCGACCGCCACCACAGGAACAAGGAGCGGGATCGGGAGGAGCACAAGGCGCGGGAGCGagcggaggagaaggagaaggagaggcagCGTCAGGAGGAGCGGCACGGGGAGAAGAAGTCGAGGAGGCGGAATGAGTTCGATGACGAGGAGAACGAAGACGGTGAACGCCATCGCAAGAGCCGCCGCCGTTCCTCGCACTCGCACCACCGAGATCCGGAGCCGGAG CAGCGGCGGCAGAAAAAGAAGATGGAGGAAGACGCGGATGCCGAGCAGCGGcggcagaagaagaagatggaggaagACGCGGATGCCGAGCAGCAGgggcagaagaagaagatggaggaagACATGGGGGGCGAGCGGCTCGAGGACGAGATGGAGCGGCGCCGGCGCCGCGTCAGGGAGTGGCAGGAGAAGAAGCGCCTTGAGCAGCAGGAGGACGGTGCCGGCGGTGTCGAGGCTGATGGCGCCGGCAAGTCCGGGGCGAAGTGGAGCTTGGACGGCGAGGAGTCGGATGAGGACGCCGGCGCCGGGACAGACGCCATGGACGTCGACGTGCCGAACGGGGAAACTAGCGGGGCTAGCATGGAGGAGGACGAGATTGACCCCCTCGACGCGTTCATGAACTCCATACAGTTGTCGCCGGCGACAACATTGAGGGAGAGCGCGGTTGCTTATTACGGGGAGTATCATGCAGGCGGCATGGTCTCCAACGATGCCACCGGCAATGTCGATAAGAAAACGCCGATGGAAGCAGCACCCACGGGGAGAATCATGCAAGGGGACGAATCTGACTCGGATTACAGCGACGAGGACCCTGAGGGTGGATCGGAGCTGATAAACCTTGTCAAGAAGACCAAGGCAGAGAAGCTGGTCACCGCGGACCACTCCAAGATCGACTACCAGCCATTCCGGAAGAACTTCTACACCGAGGCGAAGGACATCAAGGAGATGCCGGCCGAGGCCGCCGCCGCATACCGCGAGCAGCTGGACCTCAAGGTGCGCGGCAAAGGCGTCCCGAAGCCGATAAAGGCGTGGGTACAGAGCGGCCTGACCAGCAAGCTGCTCGGCACCATCAAGAAGCTCGGCTTCGACACGCCGATGGCGATCCAGGCGCAGGCGTTGCCGGTGATAATGAGCGGACGCGACTGCATCGGCGTCGCCAAGACCGGGTCCGGCAAGACCCTGGCGTTCGTCCTGCCCATGCTGCGCCACGTCAAGGACCAGCCGCCCGCCGCGCCCGGGGACGGCCCCGTCGGCCTCGTCATGGCGCCCACCAGGGAGCTCGTGGTGCAGATTTATTCAGACATCAAGAAGTTCTCCAAGGCCTTCGGCGTCAACTGCGTGGCCGTGTACGGGGGCTGCGCCGTCGCCCAGCAGATCAGCGAGCTGAAGCGCGGCGCCGAGATCGTCGTCTGCACACCCGGCAGGATGATCGACGTCCTCTGCACCGGCGCCGGCAAGATCACGAACCTCCGGCGGGTCACCTTCCTGGTGCTGGACGAGGCCGACAGGATGTTCGACATGGGCTTCGAGCCCCAGATCACCCGGATCGTCCAGAACACCCGGCCGGACCGGCAGACGGTGCTCTTCTCCGCCACGTTCCCGCGGCAGGTGGAGATGCTGGCGCGCAGGGTGCTGGCCAAGCCCGTGGAGATCCAGATGGGCGGCCGGAGCGTCGTGAACAAGGACATCGCGCAGCTGGTCGAGGTGCGGCCGGACGCCCAGAGGTTCCTCAGGCTGCTGGAGCTGCTCGGGGAGTGGTCTGCCAAGGGCAAGATCCTCGTGTTCGTGCGCTCACAGGACAAGTGCGATTCCCTGCTCAAGGAGCTGTTCCAGCACGGGTACCCCTGCCTGTCCCTCCATGGCGGGAAGGATCAAGACGACCGTGAGTCCACCCTCGCCGATTTCAAGAGCAACGTGTGCAGCCTGCTGATCGCCACCAGCGTCGCCGCAAGAGGTTTGGATGTCAAAGACCTCGAGCTCGTCGTGAACTACGATGTCACTAACCATTACGAGGACTATGTCCATCGTGTCGGGCGGACGGGCCGGGCCGGCAGGAAGGGCTGCGCCGTGACGTTCATCTCCGACGAGGAGGAGCGCTACGCGCCGGACCTCGTCAAGGCGCTCGAGCTGTCCGGACAGGCCGTGCCGGAGGACCTGAAAGCCCTGGCGGACCGGTTCATGGCCAAGGTGAAGCAGGGGACGGAGAAGGCGCATGGAACTGGCTACGGTGGAAGTGGTTACAAGTTCGATCACGAGGAGGAAGAGGCACGGATGTCCTTGAGAAGGGCTCAGGGGAGGGCGCATGGGTACGAGGAGGACGAGCCGGAGCAAGATTCAGACCAcaccggggaggaggaggacgacggagGCGCCGCCGCTCTGGCGGCACCACCCACCATGGCTCCTAGCAATGCCAGCCAGCCAGCATTGCTCCCTCCACCGGCTGCGCAGAACGGCGCCGCTGCTGTGGCGGTGGACGTGCAGCGCGTTCTGGCGAGGATACAGGCGCAGGCAGCcccggagcactaccaagccgagcTCGAGATCAACGATTTCCCGCAGCACGCGCGCTGGAAGGTCACCCGGAGGGAGACGCTGGCGCCCATCGAGGAGTGGACCGGAGCGGCGGTCACCACCAGGGGCACCTTCATCCCCCCCGGTCAGATCGTCGCCGCCAACCAGCGCAAGCTCTACCTGTATATCGAGGGTCCCAACGAGTCCTCTGTCAACAAGGCCAAGGCACAGCTCAAGAGTGTCGTTGAGGATTGCGCCAACCAGGCGCTCAACCTGCCCGCCGGGAAGTACTCTGTCATCTGA
- the LOC123429598 gene encoding sinapine esterase-like: protein MAEASALPLQLLVAAFLALSVATTAYASPAPANRSRCYKRLFSFGDSLIDTGNFVVHYANASGPVLALPYGETFFGRPTGRWSDGRLVVDFIVERLGFPYWPAYLQAAAGKSPAEKFRYGANFAVAAATALSQEFFIKKNLSVDQLPPIPPYSLDVQIGLFKKLLAILGSTNQERKEVMASSLFLVGEIGANDYNHPFFQNKTLEWVRPLVPEVISSIALSIEALIELGAKTMYVPGIFPLGCTPRFLFLFPGDDRDPATGCLRWLNDLVLLHNHMLKAKLEELRRDHPGVSITYVNTYDDVLAFITKPAENGFGGETVLKACYPVLDAGPAAVPCPDPSTYVSFDGLHMTEAAYKIMARGVLDGPFAAPPIMSTCNRYC from the exons ATGGCTGAGGCGTCGGCTCTGCCTCTGCAGCTCCTGGTGGCCGCGTTCCTTGCTCTGTCTGTGGCCACGACGGCGTATGCGTCGCCTGCGCCGGCGAACCGGAGCAGGTGCTACAAGCGTCTGTTCAGCTTCGGCGACTCCCTGATCGACACCGGCAACTTCGTCGTCCACTACGCCAATGCGTCGGGACCCGTCCTGGCGTTGCCCTACGGCGAGACCTTCTTCGGCCGCCCCACCGGCCGCTGGTCCGACGGCCGCCTCGTCGTCGACTTCATCG TGGAGAGGCTGGGGTTCCCGTACTGGCCGGCATACCTGCAGGCGGCAGCCGGGAAGTCGCCGGCCGAGAAGTTCCGGTACGGTGCCAATTTCGCTGTGGCGGCCGCCACGGCGCTGAGCCAGGAGTTCTTCATTAAGAAGAACCTCAGCGTCGACCAGTTGCCCCCGATCCCCCCGTACTCCCTCGACGTGCAGATCGGCTTGTTCAAGAAACTGCTCGCCATTCTCGGCTCCACGAACCAAG AGAGGAAGGAGGTGATGGCGAGCTCGTTGTTCCTGGTGGGGGAGATCGGCGCCAACGACTACAACCACCCCTTCTTCCAGAACAAGACACTCGAATGGGTCAGACCCCTCGTGCCCGAGGTCATCAGCTCCATCGCTCTCTCCATCGAGGCCCTGATCGAGCTGGGCGCCAAGACCATGTACGTTCCGGGCATCTTCCCGCTGGGGTGCACCCCGcggttcctcttcctcttccccggcGACGACCGCGACCCTGCCACGGGCTGCCTCCGGTGGCTCAACGACCTCGTCCTCCTCCACAACCACATGCTGAAAGCCAAGCTCGAGGAGCTGCGCCGCGACCACCCAGGCGTGTCCATCACCTACGTCAACACCTACGACGACGTGCTCGCCTTCATCACCAAGCCGGCGGAGAACGGGTTCGGCGGGGAGACCGTGCTGAAGGCGTGCTACCCCGTTTTGGACGCCGGGCCGGCGGCGGTACCGTGCCCGGACCCGTCGACGTACGTGTCGTTTGACGGCCTGCACATGACAGAGGCCGCGTACAAGATCATGGCCCGCGGGGTGCTCGACGGCCCGTTCGCCGCGCCGCCCATCATGTCCACATGCAACCGTTACTGCTAG
- the LOC123429599 gene encoding GDSL esterase/lipase At1g31550-like — translation MAGAVTKTLPLRLVAAAALVFLATTASASASAPAKSNMSSSSSSSCGRLFSFGDSLIDTGNFIHYSKAPGSVSRSPYGETFFGRPTGRWSDGRLIVDFIVERLGFPYWPAYLQAKSPATKGDFRYGANFAVASGTALNQLLFRKKRLNVDQITPYSLGIQIGWFKKVLAAIASTDVERREIMASSLFLVGEIGANDYNHPLFQNRTLGFVRPLVPRVIRSIALSVEALVKLGAKNVYVPGIFPLGCVPRYLYFYRGGEPGGYDSAGCLRWLNGLTADHNRMLKGRLRKLARAHPGVSITYVDYYNEVLSLITRPAANGFAPGTVLHACCGGGGPYNANLTLHCSDPGVVPCPDPSRYVSWDGLHMTEAVYKIMARGMLHGPFAKPSIMSTCKLS, via the exons ATGGCGGGGGCTGTGACGAAGACTCTGCCTCTGCGGCTCGTGGCGGCAGCTGCTCTTGTGTTTTTGGCCACcacggcgtcggcgtcggcgtcggcgccAGCGAAGTCAAAcatgagcagcagcagcagcagctcctgCGGGCGTCTGTTCAGCTTCGGCGACTCGCTGATCGACACCGGCAACTTCATACACTACTCCAAGGCGCCGGGCTCCGTGTCTCGGTCGCCCTACGGCGAGACTTTCTTCGGCCGCCCCACCGGCCGCTGGTCCGACGGCCGCCTCATCGTCGACTTCATCG TGGAGAGGCTGGGGTTCCCGTACTGGCCGGCGTACCTGCAGGCCAAGTCGCCGGCGACGAAGGGTGACTTCCGCTACGGCGCCAATTTCGCAGTGGCGAGCGGGACAGCGCTCAACCAGCTCCTCTTCAGGAAGAAGCGGCTCAACGTGGACCAGATCACCCCCTACTCCCTGGGCATCCAGATCGGGTGGTTCAAGAAAGTGCTCGCCGCGATCGCCTCCACCGACGTCGAGCGGCGGGAGATCATGGCGAGCTCGCTGTTCCTGGTGGGGGAGATCGGCGCCAACGACTACAACCACCCCTTGTTTCAGAACAGGACGCTCGGGTTCGTGCGGCCGCTGGTGCCCCGGGTGATCAGGTCCATCGCGCTCTCCGTGGAGGCCCTCGTCAAGCTGGGCGCCAAGAACGTCTACGTGCCGGGCATCTTCCCGCTGGGCTGCGTGCCGCGGTACCTCTACTTCTACCGCGGCGGCGAGCCCGGCGGCTACGACTCCGCCGGCTGCCTCCGGTGGCTCAACGGCCTCACCGCCGACCACAACCGCATGCTCAAGGGCAGGCTCCGCAAGCTGGCCCGCGCCCACCCCGGCGTGTCCATCACCTACGTGGACTACTACAACGAGGTGCTCAGCCTGATCACCAGGCCGGCGGCGAACGGGTTCGCACCGGGGACGGTGCTTCACgcgtgctgcggcggcggcgggccgTACAACGCCAACCTGACCCTCCACTGCTCGGACCCGGGGGTGGTGCCGTGCCCGGACCCGTCGAGGTACGTGTCGTGGGACGGCCTGCACATGACGGAGGCGGTGTACAAGATCATGGCCCGCGGGATGCTCCACGGCCCCTTCGCCAAGCCGTCCATCATGTCCACATGCAAGCTAAGCTAG